The segment GGCCACCAGGAAGGACTGCTGCACCAGCTCCGGAGAGTCACTGATGATCTCCAGCACCTCCGCCAGCCAGCACAGCACCAGCTGCAGGAGAATGTCCGAGTCGCACGTGGAGTCCGCCATTTCCTTGGCTTGCTCTTTCCACTTTTTATGCAAGAAATTTTTCACAGTCCGCTTTATACAAACATCCAGAGGTTGGATTTTGGAGCTGCAGCCGGCGGGGACGACAGCCGGCAGCGTGCTGGAGGCGCTCAGCAGGGACAGTACCTCCTCGGACAGGTGCGTGCGGTGGCAGTCCAGCACCAGCATGCCCTTGCTGTTCTGGCACTCCGTGTGCTTCTGCCACACCTGGGACAGCCACAGCTCCATCACCTCGTCGTCGCTGTAGCCGTTCTCCTTTGACTCCAGCATGATCGACTCCGGCACGTTGGCGGGCTGCTGCAGGTGGCCCCTGAAGAGGACCAGCGTCGGGAGAACGCTGCCGTCGGCGAGGATGGTGAGGACGACGTCGCACCAGGGCTCGCCGGTCCCCACCGTCTGCAGAGCGTTCTCCTTCCGGTCGTCGCTGCTCAGCACCTCCacgtcgaggaagagagagatttcGTCGATGGCCGCGATCATGGAGAGAGGCAGGTCCTGAGTGTGGATCTGCCGCTGCACGAACTCGATGAAGCAGCTGGCGTTGTCCTCCACGTCTTTGGGGAGAGGGTGGGCCACCGCCCGGCGGGTGTGCGTGCTGAGGTGGTGCCGCAGCATGAACCGCACCGCCCACTCGTAGGAGATCTTGAAGCCGCCCTCGAGGGACCGGCCGAGCTTGGTGGCTTTCTGGAAGAGAGTCTCCTCGttcacaggcagctgctgctccctctgCGTGAGGACCCACTCCGCCAGCTTCTCCTCAGCCTCCAAGCTGAGGTACTTGCCCTCTGACAGCGACGCCAAGTTCTCCTCTTGGAAAGCCTGAAACCTCCGCAGCCAGCGCTTGATCCGCCTCTGCGGGTTGCGGAAGTGCTCCGCAGCCTGCTCGGTGTTGCAGCACAGAGCAAACAGTACAACGCGCAGCTTTTTCACCGACAGCTGCTCCTTCCTGCCCGCAGGTTCGGGCTCCTTGGCCGGCTGCTCGTCTTCCTGCGCATCAATATTTAAGCACTCTTCCTCCGGGCAGAGCAGAGGCCGGGCGTAGGCTGCCGGGGCCAGCTCGGGCTCCAGGTCGTCCTTCGCAGGTAACACAGACTTTGTTTTCACAGTAGCAGCTTTACTTGGGGAATAGGCAGGGCAGGTGTTCTTCATGCTTTTGTCCTGGGGCTGAATGTGCCTGGAGGGGAGAGAACACAGCACCTTCTTAACACCCAGGAAATAAAAGCTGTtgagggaaaacaaaccaaccccaaaccccaccccacGAACTGAGATAAGAGTTTACAAACAGTTTACCTGGAATGTGACATCCAAGTAGGCcctgttaagaaaaacaaaacaacaaaaaccattTGTAGCTTAGTgcgcgtgtgcacacacacacacacacacgcacacacgttCTCTCACAGCGAGGAGGATCCATGTCCCTCTGTGTCTGTTACTCTGGAGCATCCCAACCAGCTGCGGAACAGCCGaggcgcagcccccccccagccccgacctccccctccccgggcagagcCGTGCTCGTCGGCACCCGCCGGAGACCCACGGCAACACCCCGCGTCCGTGCGGAAGAACACGAGGAGTCTGGCTGGGAAAGCTCAGCTTTGGGCAGGTCCCGGCCGGCAACGCCCCTCAGGTCTGCAAGGGGCTGTAACTCCCAGCCAGCGGCTGGGCCCCGCTTTAGGCTCTATTCaaacccagcagcagctgcttaaGCGTCCCGGTGTCAGGGAGGGACAATGACGTCCCAGAGGAACAGAGGAACGCACTGAAGCTCTCGGCATTGTCTCTCCCTGGGAAGCTCGGCCTCACCAGACCCCGCTCCGGCAGAGCCAGCCTGGCTCAGGGCTTAACTCGCCCATCTCCATGACAATGAGGCTCCAGAAGGTCCCCGAACAACTCGGGACTAAGTGCTCAGCCCAGCGCTAAACAAAGATGCATCTGACCTGCAGTCTACGAACTGATGTCTCATGTCTTGCGTTAATTTTTCGCAACTTTTCTGCTCCTTTTCAAACTCTTACCTCGGAAAATAATGTTACTAAACTCGTGCGATGGGTTGAAGACCAGATGCTCGGCCATGGCGTCGCCCTCAGATGTTACAAAGAGACAAGAGGAACAGGACAGCTTCACACCACTGGGAGGGAACCAAGAAGAGAGAGAGGCGAGCTCAGTACCGGGTATGACACGTGGGGACAGCCCCGGACTAACAGGGGAAAAAGCAGCGTCACCCCCCAGCGCATCCAGCCCGTGTCCCCGCCCCGAAACATCCGCTCCCGCTGGAAGGCGAAGGGAGTCCCAACACACTGCCCTGAATTCGACATATTTTCATGGGTGGCACAAAATAAACAAGAGCTTCTTCAGAAGCAATCGTGGGAGAACAGAACTGGAAGATCAGGGAGTGAATGCACATTAGATTCCCAGGGGATTAAATAAGCCAAGTTTCCGTTACCAGGCAGTGTAGTTTTTGAACAAAGCCAAGTATTTTGGACTCTTCCGAGGAACGTGGTTGCTGTAAGACAAAAAAGAGTTTATTAAATGTCAGAATTATTCTGGGCTTTATAGTTTATAGTTTAAAGAGCTATAAACCCATGTAAAATACAGCACATTTACAGAGACAGACCCAGTCCTggttttaataatattttgtcTGCCGGTCTTGTattcaggaaaatgaaaactcTGTGTCTAAATAAAAACACCTGCACAGTAACATTTAAAGTGCCCAGATTTTGGAGTAACTCTTCTGCCATCCTGGTCTGCGGTCTGTCCGCAGTCCCGTACAGAACCACAGGCTTGCAGAAGCACggcatcatttttttccccccccttctgaAAATCTTTAAATTATTAAATCTGAGGATTTCTCAAGAAATCCCCGGAGGACCGACCACTGACAGCTTCCTGCAGCAGCACGCGGCTGCAACACTGACGGTCTGGAACGAGCCCAGGTCCTGCGCTCAGTGTTCTCATCTCACCCGAgagccgccgcccccggccgcgcTGACACGCAACACGTGCGCAGCCGAGGCCGCCTGTCCCGCTgcggacggacagacagacacggGGGTGCTGCTGCGTCCAGGCAGGAGGAATTCCAGAGCCCCACGTACTTGATCATGTGGTTGGCGTAAGCTCTGGAGCAGCACGTGCTGTAGCGACAGAGCGAACAGTGCACGTAGGTGGGGAAGTGGTTGGGGAAGTCGGGGATTTCGAAGCTGCACTCCAGGCAGGTCTGTCTGCCCAGGACGCTCCTGCAGAGAGAGGGACGAGCTCGTTAGGGCCTGACCAGGTATCCCGGAGCCGCGACAATCATCAGCACAGAGAATTTCACGGCAACTTCCAGAACTCTGCAGTCCCACCAgtcccaccctgcagcccaggacGCTGGCGTGCCCCGGTGCCAGGCTGAGCGCTTCCCACTTGCTGTAGTCAGGAGGATACAATTTATGAATGggtaataaatttaaaaaaaaaaacagaaaaaaatattaagacaaagCAGCAGGACAGGGCGGGCTTAAAGCCCTTACGCTGATGAAATTCCGTTGTTTCTATAAAAGCACCAGCTAATTCCGCACCGCCCAGCTGCGCCTAAGGGCTCCCACCACGCGGCTGGAGGCAGTTTTGTGGGAAGCCCGACTCTCCTGGCACAAAGTTTCCTTGGCAACTGGTAAGCCAGAGCTGTCCAGTGCTGAGGATCGCATTTCCCGTCACCGTGGCATTACAAACTacattccctttaaaaaaaaaaaaaatcttttaaatttgaCATTTAGCAAAACGCTCTGACATTTTTTTGACGGCTCTCTTCTGGACGCTCCTCTGGACGGGCGGGTACAGGAAGATGGGCTGGGGGTCGGcagacgacagcgaggtggtttCCTGCCCCGTGCCCTGCGGCATGTCGTTGGCAGATATCGGCACTGCCCGCGGCTGCCCTCTCGACGCCCGGATCGTGACCTGCAGCGAACAGACACGCCCGTGTCTCCTAAAACAGGAGGGATCGAGCCCAGCCTGGCCTCCTCCGTCTTTCCGACCCCTCGCCGAGAACAAAGTGGCGCCCCAGGACGTGCTGGTGCCACCCAGGGCAGCCTCCGAGGGGACACACGAGCCCCAGAACCGCCCGTTTGTCCCCAGCGCCTGGAGGCCTCCGACACCCCGTCCAGGCACCTTCACCCGCAGCTACCGCCGGGCtgccacccccccgcctccctccctccctccctgtttcTGCAGATCACCCCATTAACTAAGCGCGCACAAACCGGGCAGAATAAAGCGTTTTTCTGTCCCAGTGAGTCTGGTTTCAGTGATGCAGACCAAGCAAACGTCTGTTTTGCAGCACTTAACTCCCCACCACTAGCGGCTGCGGGGGTTTCCCGCGGGAGGAGGGCAGGGCCTGCTGTGAACGTGGATTTCTCACCTTGGTTCCAGGTTTCAACCCTTCTAATTGTTTGGGCTTTCGGAAAGTTTTGTGGTGCTGCAGCTTGTGTTCAATCTTATCCTTGGCAAATAGGAACTGGAGTCTACACTTGTTGCAATGATAAACACTCTTCTTCTAAAGCAAATGGAGATGAAATAGATTTCATTTTAGAGAAACAGATGTCACAACACAGCAgggttttttgtttaagaaaaaaaaaaaaccattttttcccctcttttttcagCCCCGTTTTTCTTCAGCATCTAAAAGCCCCTCCCTGCCAAGCTCCATATCTTGGGTGTTTCGGTTTtaaattttttggtttgtttcttttaaactaaAATCACCAGGCTCTGCAGACACTGGAAGCGCCACGGGACGAGTCTCACCCAGCTTGTTTAAGCCCAAGCAAGGCGGGCGAGCAGGGCGGCACGCGGGGCAACCTGCCTTCAGGAGCTGCCCTCCCTCTGCCGCCCAGGGAGGCAGCCAAGGACTCGGGGGCAAATCAATTCAGGCACCGGGCGAGAGCACCACGGTTCTATATTCTGAGAGTGCACTTCAGCTACACCCACAGAAAACATGTTGTCAATACAGCCAACGTATCCGGAAACAGAACAGCGAGCTGCCCAAATTACATTCACTTGTGTGCATACAGTATTATTTACTTATTAATTACCTGGggataaaaaaaatgtaaacccCAAACGAACGGAGAGCCCGCTGTCGGTTAATCATCACATGCAGCAAACAGAGTCCAGCCAAACAGGCTTTTTTCTGCTCAGTAACAATCTGTGCTGCTCCCAAAGGAgcctcctctccccagcacaaCCCCTGCGCAGGTCTGCAGTGACAGTCGCCCGCAAACCGCGCTCGTTACGGAGCGAACCAGCAGCTACTAAACCCCCTCTGGCAACCAAGTTCTCTTTCTTCCCGTTTTCACTCCAAGCCAACGCTGAGCTCACCGCACGCTGAACCGCGCTGACACGGTACCTGGTGCCTCATGAAGTGCTGCTGGAAGGCGTTGCCGTTCTTGAACACCTTGAGGCAGTAGGGGCAGAGCAGGTGCCGCGTGTCCTCGTGGATCATGCGGAAGTGGCTGTCCACCTCGGAGTAGAGCGACGAACGGTACTGACAGACCTGCGGCAGCGGAGAGGAACAACCAACAGTGAAAGAGCGTCGGAAGCTCTCCCACACCCGCCCCTGCGGCGCGGCCATCGCCGCAGCAACGCCCAGATCCCCCGAGATGCTGCTCGGTGGAGTTGAGGAACCGGGTCCTGAAGAATCTTGAAGAACCTGCGAGCCCTAAGACGGAAAATCAGGGAGCGCGTATTCGGAGCAGCTTGGAGAAAGAGATTTGAACTACTTGTATGAAAAGCAAGTAGTGACAATTCAAGCTCCAGatccaagagaaaaaagaaaaaaaatggggagacAGTCAACGTGAAGCAGTGGGAATACAGTAAAGAGCAGTTTCTCCAGGATCTATGTAAAACGCAGAATTTGGAACATGATCTGTTTTAACATAACATATTTTAGAAgcttcttctctgttttttctttttggagggaCAGTGTTAGGACCTCTGGGTGGAGACGATACGTTCAGAATCAATGCAAGCACAAATCTCATGACAACAGAGTGTCAAGAAAAGGTATCACACAAGCAACAATCTCATCTGCTCCAGAGTGACAACTTCTCTTTATGGCGTGGCAAATTGCCTGCAGgccctgggaggaaaaaaaaaaattcggCTCAGAATTCAGCTCTGGCGAGCTGATCCAGCTGCCGGGAGCTGGGGAGCGGTGGGAAACACCCCGTGTGCCCCGAGAGCCGCCAGACTGCGCCGAGGCCACGCCTGGAAGAAAACGCAGCGGCTCCACGGCGCTGTGCCACGGCCCACGCCCGGGCTGGACCACGATGAGCCACACGCTTTGCTGAAAAGTGCCACATTTCCTCTTATTCTCCCGGACacacttttaataataaacacCTGAACCACTTTTAATACCTGACAGACGTAGGGCATCTCCCCAGGCTTGTGAGTGTCCTTCATGTGCTGCAGGAACATCGGCTCGCTCTCGAACGCCCACTCGCAGATCTTGCACTTTgctgcaaaagaaaggaaaagcaggtaACTGCTGGGGGACCAAACCCAACCGTTACAAGTGTCAAAACAAACACCCACCCCTCAGAAAACTACCTCTGGACTCTTTTAATTGGGTAAACAACAAAATATATTCTGGGAGGTTTCCAAAAGGCAGCAAAAATTGTTTTAGAATGGTGGGAACAAGATGTCCCAGCGAGGAAACTTCCAGGTGACTTTGAACCAGATGTCAATCGACTGATAAAAACTGAATTCTACCATGACGCTGCGGTGGGCCTCAAGCTTTAGGATATTCCTGACAGTAAGTTTGCAGCAATGTAACCGAGGTGGATTTTCCTGGTGGCCCCCAGGACAAAggccccccggggccgggcggaCCCGACGCCGCTgtctcagcagagctgcaggtaACAGGAGGCAGAAACCCTCTTAAACCTGAACCAACCACCACAGCGAAGTCAACTTACTTGTTGACTCGTAGGG is part of the Strix aluco isolate bStrAlu1 chromosome 30, bStrAlu1.hap1, whole genome shotgun sequence genome and harbors:
- the POGZ gene encoding pogo transposable element with ZNF domain isoform X2, which codes for MADTDLFMECEEEELEPWQKISDVIEDSVVEDYNSVDKTATAGNPLVQQSGQPLILTQNPTSGLGTMVTQPVLRPVQIMQNANHVTNSPVASQPIFITTQGFPVRNVRPVQNTMNQVGIVLNVQQGQTVRPITLVPAPGTQFVKPAVGVPQVFSQMAQVRPGTTMPVRPTTNTFTTVIPATLTIRSTVPQSQAQQQSKSTPSTSTTPTATQPSTLGQLTVQQPGQSSQATNPKLVSIASFVTVKRPGVTGENSNEVAKLVNTLNTIPSLGQSPGNEVAKLVNTLNTIPSLGQSPGPLVVSNSSPVHGSQRSSVSESSSSSSSLKVSSSPIPTFDLQDGGRKVCPRCDAQFRVTEALRGHMCYCCPEMVKFLKKRKSPESEPNIQSAKPPSPEKTTAVASPPSSTPIPALSPPAKAPEPSENVVDSSQSKLIMLVDDFYYGRDGGKVSQLLNFPKVPTSFRCPHCTKRLKNNIRFMNHMKHHVELDQQNGEVDVHTICQHCYRQFSTPFQLQCHLENVHSPYESTTKCKICEWAFESEPMFLQHMKDTHKPGEMPYVCQVCQYRSSLYSEVDSHFRMIHEDTRHLLCPYCLKVFKNGNAFQQHFMRHQKSVYHCNKCRLQFLFAKDKIEHKLQHHKTFRKPKQLEGLKPGTKVTIRASRGQPRAVPISANDMPQGTGQETTSLSSADPQPIFLYPPVQRSVQKRAVKKMSVLGRQTCLECSFEIPDFPNHFPTYVHCSLCRYSTCCSRAYANHMINNHVPRKSPKYLALFKNYTACGVKLSCSSCLFVTSEGDAMAEHLVFNPSHEFSNIIFRGPTWMSHSRHIQPQDKSMKNTCPAYSPSKAATVKTKSVLPAKDDLEPELAPAAYARPLLCPEEECLNIDAQEDEQPAKEPEPAGRKEQLSVKKLRVVLFALCCNTEQAAEHFRNPQRRIKRWLRRFQAFQEENLASLSEGKYLSLEAEEKLAEWVLTQREQQLPVNEETLFQKATKLGRSLEGGFKISYEWAVRFMLRHHLSTHTRRAVAHPLPKDVEDNASCFIEFVQRQIHTQDLPLSMIAAIDEISLFLDVEVLSSDDRKENALQTVGTGEPWCDVVLTILADGSVLPTLVLFRGHLQQPANVPESIMLESKENGYSDDEVMELWLSQVWQKHTECQNSKGMLVLDCHRTHLSEEVLSLLSASSTLPAVVPAGCSSKIQPLDVCIKRTVKNFLHKKWKEQAKEMADSTCDSDILLQLVLCWLAEVLEIISDSPELVQQSFLVASVLPGPDGTANSPSRNADMQEELIVALEEQLKLSDEPQEAAAARQPRAPAEEAADPEILHQLFEGESETESFYGFEDADLDLMEI
- the POGZ gene encoding pogo transposable element with ZNF domain isoform X1 gives rise to the protein MADTDLFMECEEEELEPWQKISDVIEDSVVEDYNSVDKTATAGNPLVQQSGQPLILTQNPTSGLGTMVTQPVLRPVQIMQNANHVTNSPVASQPIFITTQGFPVRNVRPVQNTMNQVGIVLNVQQGQTVRPITLVPAPGTQFVKPAVGVPQVFSQMAQVRPGTTMPVRPTTNTFTTVIPATLTIRSTVPQSQAQQQSKSTPSTSTTPTATQPSTLGQLTVQQPGQSSQATNPKLVSIASFVTVKRPGVTGENSNEVAKLVNTLNTIPSLGQSPGNEVAKLVNTLNTIPSLGQSPGPLVVSNSSPVHGSQRSSVSESSSSSSSLKVSSSPIPTFDLQDGGRKVCPRCDAQFRVTEALRGHMCYCCPEMVKFLKKRKSPESEPNIQSAKPPSPEKTTAVASPPSSTPIPALSPPAKAPEPSENVVDSSQSKLIMLVDDFYYGRDGGKVSQLLNFPKVPTSFRCPHCTKRLKNNIRFMNHMKHHVELDQQNGEVDVHTICQHCYRQFSTPFQLQCHLENVHSPYESTTKCKICEWAFESEPMFLQHMKDTHKPGEMPYVCQVCQYRSSLYSEVDSHFRMIHEDTRHLLCPYCLKVFKNGNAFQQHFMRHQKKSVYHCNKCRLQFLFAKDKIEHKLQHHKTFRKPKQLEGLKPGTKVTIRASRGQPRAVPISANDMPQGTGQETTSLSSADPQPIFLYPPVQRSVQKRAVKKMSVLGRQTCLECSFEIPDFPNHFPTYVHCSLCRYSTCCSRAYANHMINNHVPRKSPKYLALFKNYTACGVKLSCSSCLFVTSEGDAMAEHLVFNPSHEFSNIIFRGPTWMSHSRHIQPQDKSMKNTCPAYSPSKAATVKTKSVLPAKDDLEPELAPAAYARPLLCPEEECLNIDAQEDEQPAKEPEPAGRKEQLSVKKLRVVLFALCCNTEQAAEHFRNPQRRIKRWLRRFQAFQEENLASLSEGKYLSLEAEEKLAEWVLTQREQQLPVNEETLFQKATKLGRSLEGGFKISYEWAVRFMLRHHLSTHTRRAVAHPLPKDVEDNASCFIEFVQRQIHTQDLPLSMIAAIDEISLFLDVEVLSSDDRKENALQTVGTGEPWCDVVLTILADGSVLPTLVLFRGHLQQPANVPESIMLESKENGYSDDEVMELWLSQVWQKHTECQNSKGMLVLDCHRTHLSEEVLSLLSASSTLPAVVPAGCSSKIQPLDVCIKRTVKNFLHKKWKEQAKEMADSTCDSDILLQLVLCWLAEVLEIISDSPELVQQSFLVASVLPGPDGTANSPSRNADMQEELIVALEEQLKLSDEPQEAAAARQPRAPAEEAADPEILHQLFEGESETESFYGFEDADLDLMEI
- the POGZ gene encoding pogo transposable element with ZNF domain isoform X4 produces the protein MADTDLFMECEEEELEPWQKISDVIEDSVVEDYNSVDKTATAGNPLVQQSGQPLILTQNPTSGLGTMVTQPVLRPVQIMQNANHVTNSPVASQPIFITTQGFPVRNVRPVQNTMNQVGIVLNVQQGQTVRPITLVPAPGTQFVKPAVGVPQVFSQMAQVRPGTTMPVRPTTNTFTTVIPATLTIRSTVPQSQAQQQMSIASFVTVKRPGVTGENSNEVAKLVNTLNTIPSLGQSPGNEVAKLVNTLNTIPSLGQSPGPLVVSNSSPVHGSQRSSVSESSSSSSSLKVSSSPIPTFDLQDGGRKVCPRCDAQFRVTEALRGHMCYCCPEMVKFLKKRKSPESEPNIQSAKPPSPEKTTAVASPPSSTPIPALSPPAKAPEPSENVVDSSQSKLIMLVDDFYYGRDGGKVSQLLNFPKVPTSFRCPHCTKRLKNNIRFMNHMKHHVELDQQNGEVDVHTICQHCYRQFSTPFQLQCHLENVHSPYESTTKCKICEWAFESEPMFLQHMKDTHKPGEMPYVCQVCQYRSSLYSEVDSHFRMIHEDTRHLLCPYCLKVFKNGNAFQQHFMRHQKKSVYHCNKCRLQFLFAKDKIEHKLQHHKTFRKPKQLEGLKPGTKVTIRASRGQPRAVPISANDMPQGTGQETTSLSSADPQPIFLYPPVQRSVQKRAVKKMSVLGRQTCLECSFEIPDFPNHFPTYVHCSLCRYSTCCSRAYANHMINNHVPRKSPKYLALFKNYTACGVKLSCSSCLFVTSEGDAMAEHLVFNPSHEFSNIIFRGPTWMSHSRHIQPQDKSMKNTCPAYSPSKAATVKTKSVLPAKDDLEPELAPAAYARPLLCPEEECLNIDAQEDEQPAKEPEPAGRKEQLSVKKLRVVLFALCCNTEQAAEHFRNPQRRIKRWLRRFQAFQEENLASLSEGKYLSLEAEEKLAEWVLTQREQQLPVNEETLFQKATKLGRSLEGGFKISYEWAVRFMLRHHLSTHTRRAVAHPLPKDVEDNASCFIEFVQRQIHTQDLPLSMIAAIDEISLFLDVEVLSSDDRKENALQTVGTGEPWCDVVLTILADGSVLPTLVLFRGHLQQPANVPESIMLESKENGYSDDEVMELWLSQVWQKHTECQNSKGMLVLDCHRTHLSEEVLSLLSASSTLPAVVPAGCSSKIQPLDVCIKRTVKNFLHKKWKEQAKEMADSTCDSDILLQLVLCWLAEVLEIISDSPELVQQSFLVASVLPGPDGTANSPSRNADMQEELIVALEEQLKLSDEPQEAAAARQPRAPAEEAADPEILHQLFEGESETESFYGFEDADLDLMEI
- the POGZ gene encoding pogo transposable element with ZNF domain isoform X5; protein product: MADTDLFMECEEEELEPWQKISDVIEDSVVEDYNSVDKTATAGNPLVQQSGQPLILTQNPTSGLGTMVTQPVLRPVQIMQNANHVTNSPVASQPIFITTQGFPVRNVRPVQNTMNQVGIVLNVQQGQTVRPITLVPAPGTQFVKPAVGVPQVFSQMAQVRPGTTMPVRPTTNTFTTVIPATLTIRSTVPQSQAQQQSKSTPSTSTTPTATQPSTLGQLTVQQPGQSSQATNPKLGQSPGPLVVSNSSPVHGSQRSSVSESSSSSSSLKVSSSPIPTFDLQDGGRKVCPRCDAQFRVTEALRGHMCYCCPEMVKFLKKRKSPESEPNIQSAKPPSPEKTTAVASPPSSTPIPALSPPAKAPEPSENVVDSSQSKLIMLVDDFYYGRDGGKVSQLLNFPKVPTSFRCPHCTKRLKNNIRFMNHMKHHVELDQQNGEVDVHTICQHCYRQFSTPFQLQCHLENVHSPYESTTKCKICEWAFESEPMFLQHMKDTHKPGEMPYVCQVCQYRSSLYSEVDSHFRMIHEDTRHLLCPYCLKVFKNGNAFQQHFMRHQKKSVYHCNKCRLQFLFAKDKIEHKLQHHKTFRKPKQLEGLKPGTKVTIRASRGQPRAVPISANDMPQGTGQETTSLSSADPQPIFLYPPVQRSVQKRAVKKMSVLGRQTCLECSFEIPDFPNHFPTYVHCSLCRYSTCCSRAYANHMINNHVPRKSPKYLALFKNYTACGVKLSCSSCLFVTSEGDAMAEHLVFNPSHEFSNIIFRGPTWMSHSRHIQPQDKSMKNTCPAYSPSKAATVKTKSVLPAKDDLEPELAPAAYARPLLCPEEECLNIDAQEDEQPAKEPEPAGRKEQLSVKKLRVVLFALCCNTEQAAEHFRNPQRRIKRWLRRFQAFQEENLASLSEGKYLSLEAEEKLAEWVLTQREQQLPVNEETLFQKATKLGRSLEGGFKISYEWAVRFMLRHHLSTHTRRAVAHPLPKDVEDNASCFIEFVQRQIHTQDLPLSMIAAIDEISLFLDVEVLSSDDRKENALQTVGTGEPWCDVVLTILADGSVLPTLVLFRGHLQQPANVPESIMLESKENGYSDDEVMELWLSQVWQKHTECQNSKGMLVLDCHRTHLSEEVLSLLSASSTLPAVVPAGCSSKIQPLDVCIKRTVKNFLHKKWKEQAKEMADSTCDSDILLQLVLCWLAEVLEIISDSPELVQQSFLVASVLPGPDGTANSPSRNADMQEELIVALEEQLKLSDEPQEAAAARQPRAPAEEAADPEILHQLFEGESETESFYGFEDADLDLMEI
- the POGZ gene encoding pogo transposable element with ZNF domain isoform X10, which translates into the protein MADTDLFMECEEEELEPWQKISDVIEDSVVEDYNSVDKTATAGNPLVQQSGQPLILTQNPTSGLGTMVTQPVLRPVQIMQNANHVTNSPVASQPIFITTQGFPVRNVRPVQNTMNQVGIVLNVQQGQTVRPITLVPVSSSPIPTFDLQDGGRKVCPRCDAQFRVTEALRGHMCYCCPEMVKFLKKRKSPESEPNIQSAKPPSPEKTTAVASPPSSTPIPALSPPAKAPEPSENVVDSSQSKLIMLVDDFYYGRDGGKVSQLLNFPKVPTSFRCPHCTKRLKNNIRFMNHMKHHVELDQQNGEVDVHTICQHCYRQFSTPFQLQCHLENVHSPYESTTKCKICEWAFESEPMFLQHMKDTHKPGEMPYVCQVCQYRSSLYSEVDSHFRMIHEDTRHLLCPYCLKVFKNGNAFQQHFMRHQKKSVYHCNKCRLQFLFAKDKIEHKLQHHKTFRKPKQLEGLKPGTKVTIRASRGQPRAVPISANDMPQGTGQETTSLSSADPQPIFLYPPVQRSVQKRAVKKMSVLGRQTCLECSFEIPDFPNHFPTYVHCSLCRYSTCCSRAYANHMINNHVPRKSPKYLALFKNYTACGVKLSCSSCLFVTSEGDAMAEHLVFNPSHEFSNIIFRGPTWMSHSRHIQPQDKSMKNTCPAYSPSKAATVKTKSVLPAKDDLEPELAPAAYARPLLCPEEECLNIDAQEDEQPAKEPEPAGRKEQLSVKKLRVVLFALCCNTEQAAEHFRNPQRRIKRWLRRFQAFQEENLASLSEGKYLSLEAEEKLAEWVLTQREQQLPVNEETLFQKATKLGRSLEGGFKISYEWAVRFMLRHHLSTHTRRAVAHPLPKDVEDNASCFIEFVQRQIHTQDLPLSMIAAIDEISLFLDVEVLSSDDRKENALQTVGTGEPWCDVVLTILADGSVLPTLVLFRGHLQQPANVPESIMLESKENGYSDDEVMELWLSQVWQKHTECQNSKGMLVLDCHRTHLSEEVLSLLSASSTLPAVVPAGCSSKIQPLDVCIKRTVKNFLHKKWKEQAKEMADSTCDSDILLQLVLCWLAEVLEIISDSPELVQQSFLVASVLPGPDGTANSPSRNADMQEELIVALEEQLKLSDEPQEAAAARQPRAPAEEAADPEILHQLFEGESETESFYGFEDADLDLMEI
- the POGZ gene encoding pogo transposable element with ZNF domain isoform X6, whose product is MVTQPVLRPVQIMQNANHVTNSPVASQPIFITTQGFPVRNVRPVQNTMNQVGIVLNVQQGQTVRPITLVPAPGTQFVKPAVGVPQVFSQMAQVRPGTTMPVRPTTNTFTTVIPATLTIRSTVPQSQAQQQSKSTPSTSTTPTATQPSTLGQLTVQQPGQSSQATNPKLVSIASFVTVKRPGVTGENSNEVAKLVNTLNTIPSLGQSPGNEVAKLVNTLNTIPSLGQSPGPLVVSNSSPVHGSQRSSVSESSSSSSSLKVSSSPIPTFDLQDGGRKVCPRCDAQFRVTEALRGHMCYCCPEMVKFLKKRKSPESEPNIQSAKPPSPEKTTAVASPPSSTPIPALSPPAKAPEPSENVVDSSQSKLIMLVDDFYYGRDGGKVSQLLNFPKVPTSFRCPHCTKRLKNNIRFMNHMKHHVELDQQNGEVDVHTICQHCYRQFSTPFQLQCHLENVHSPYESTTKCKICEWAFESEPMFLQHMKDTHKPGEMPYVCQVCQYRSSLYSEVDSHFRMIHEDTRHLLCPYCLKVFKNGNAFQQHFMRHQKKSVYHCNKCRLQFLFAKDKIEHKLQHHKTFRKPKQLEGLKPGTKVTIRASRGQPRAVPISANDMPQGTGQETTSLSSADPQPIFLYPPVQRSVQKRAVKKMSVLGRQTCLECSFEIPDFPNHFPTYVHCSLCRYSTCCSRAYANHMINNHVPRKSPKYLALFKNYTACGVKLSCSSCLFVTSEGDAMAEHLVFNPSHEFSNIIFRGPTWMSHSRHIQPQDKSMKNTCPAYSPSKAATVKTKSVLPAKDDLEPELAPAAYARPLLCPEEECLNIDAQEDEQPAKEPEPAGRKEQLSVKKLRVVLFALCCNTEQAAEHFRNPQRRIKRWLRRFQAFQEENLASLSEGKYLSLEAEEKLAEWVLTQREQQLPVNEETLFQKATKLGRSLEGGFKISYEWAVRFMLRHHLSTHTRRAVAHPLPKDVEDNASCFIEFVQRQIHTQDLPLSMIAAIDEISLFLDVEVLSSDDRKENALQTVGTGEPWCDVVLTILADGSVLPTLVLFRGHLQQPANVPESIMLESKENGYSDDEVMELWLSQVWQKHTECQNSKGMLVLDCHRTHLSEEVLSLLSASSTLPAVVPAGCSSKIQPLDVCIKRTVKNFLHKKWKEQAKEMADSTCDSDILLQLVLCWLAEVLEIISDSPELVQQSFLVASVLPGPDGTANSPSRNADMQEELIVALEEQLKLSDEPQEAAAARQPRAPAEEAADPEILHQLFEGESETESFYGFEDADLDLMEI